The following is a genomic window from Salinibacterium sp. UTAS2018.
CCGACCAGTCGGGGGCTTTTCTGCTTTAACTTCGCGAGAGTGCAGGTGATCGTGATGGTGGGCGGCGGTCATCACGTACGACCCCCAGCAGCTAGGCTCAGTCGCTATGGCAGCAGGCGCAACGATTCACACTTTCGCGGTTCAACTGGCCGATGTGGATCGCGGGGTGTACGACGACTTCACGCTGCGGGTGGCACTGCATCCATCCGAAACGATGCCGTATATGGTGACGCGCTTGCTCGCGTACTGTCTCGAGTTCGAAGAGGGAATCGCGTTTAGCGAAGGGATCTCGTCGACCGATGAACCTGCTGTTCTCGTGCGCGACCTCACGGGCGCTGTAACGGCCTGGATCGAGGTAGGCGCTCCAGATGCCGCCCGCCTCCACTTTGGTAGCAAGCTGGCCGGGCGAGTGGCCGTATACACGCATAGGGATCCCGCGAAGGTCGCGGCACCGTGGGCCGGCAAGCGCATTCACAATTCGAATGAGATCGTTTTTCGCAGCTTTGATGCGAGCTTTATCGAGGACGCCGTGGCGGCAGTCGAGCGCCGCAACAGCATGACGCTGTCGGTCACGGAAGGCCAGCTCTACCTAGAAATGAATGGAACAACCTTGACGACTGAGCTGCACGCTCACGAGGTCCACTAGCTAGCGAGGAATGAATGTGGCCTCGGGTCGCGTTGGAAGCAATGATGACTATCCTGCCGCGCACCCAGCCTCCCGCTCTCTCCTTGCCGCTCGCTCGCGGCGGCACGATCGACGATCTTGAACTCGGCACGGGGGCCGATGGCCGTTTCACGCTCATGGTGTTTTACCGCGGGCTGCACTGCCCGGTGTGCCGCAAGCAGCTGCGCGAGCTCGATGCCGAGCTCGATGCACTCCGCGAGGCCGGGGTGGGCCGCGTAGTAGCTATCAGCATGGACACCCTCAAGCGCGCCTCGATCTCTATCGAGGATTGGGAGCTGTCTCGACTGCCACTTGCCTATGGGCTGAGCGAAGAACAAGCGCGCCAGTGGGGGCTGTTCATCTCGAGCGGTTTCAAGAAGGGCGAGCCCGAGTTGTTCAGTGAACCGGGCATGGTCATTCTCGACTCTGACAACACGGTGTTCTGGGCCACGGTGTCGAGCATGCCGTTCGGGCGGATGCCGATTAAGGCGATCATCCATGGCATCGAATACGTGACCGAGGAAAAGTATCCCGCACGCGGAGTAGTCGCGCCCTAATATGTGATCGTCGGTTGTCATCTTTCGATCTCGATTCCGCCGATCACCCTCATGTCCCCCCAAAGGGGGTAGACAGGGCGCTCATGCCCCGCATAGTATCGGCACGAATCGTTATTCAAAGTGCGCTTTCGGCGGTCGAAACCTAGTCGGCGGCCAGCGCATGTGAGCCCGACGAAGGACTGTGGCGTGAATCCTCCCGTAAATCCCGACGTACCCGCCGGCGGTGAAGGGGAGACTCTCCTCGCCCGCCGCATGATCATTACGAGCGGTGTTGCTGCGTTAGCGGCGGTGGGCGCCGCAGCAGCAAGTAGCGCGGTCTTTGGCCCCTCGATCGAAACCGCGTCCTCCGACGGGCTCCTCGCCCCGGTCAAGCCCGGCGGGTCGACTCCGCTCAATACGCCCGTTCCGACCACTCCAACTCCGAGCGCGACTCCCACCGGTACCCCGAGCGCATCGCCGTCAACACCGCCGAGCGCGGTTGGTAGCGGGCGCAGCATGAACCCACCCGCCACTGCCGACCCACGTTCGCCAGCGACTTCCAACCCTCCCGCTGACCGTGACCAGAGCTTTGCAAAGCCGGGGGCCGGATCGGGTGACGCTCCTCGAGCGGATGCTCCTTCGGCTGCCAAACCAGCGGCGAAACCTACCCCACCGCGAGGGTCTACTAAGCCGGAAAGCATCACGACGGCAGTAGCAAACAACCCGCAAACCCACGCGCATTTACTTTCCCGTGCAACCTTTGGTCCGCGTCCGAGCGACTTCGTCGACTTGTCTGCCGCGGGCATCGATTCGTGGCTAGGCGCACAGCTCGCTCCGGCATCCATTTCTGATCCTGACGGGGATTCCGCGTGGGCAGCATTTCCGCTGGCGAAGAAGTCCATTTCCGGTGTGATCTCCTCGGTGAAGCAGTATGGCTGGGATGCTGCCCGCGAAACGGGGCAGGCAACACTCGCGGCTCAGATCTTCAGCAAGCGCCAGCTCTTCGAGGTGGTCGTTGACGTCTTCGCTAACCTGCTCAATGTGACGACGCCGTCAGATAGCGTCTGGGCCACGGCGCCCGACTATGCGAATTCTGTTATTCGCGCCAATGCTTTCGGCAGCTACTCCACCATGCTGCATGCCGCAATGCGCCACCCCGCGATGCTCACGTACCTCAACAACGAACAGTCGAATAAGACGAACGTCAATGAAAACCTCGGCCGAGAGCTGCTCGAGCTGCACACGCTGGGTGTCACCTCCGGCTATACCGAGGCTGATGTGCGCAACAGCGCGATGATCCTTTCGGGGCGAGCCATCGATTACGACACTCGTGAATTCCGCTATCGCCCTGAACGCCACTTCGTCGGGCCAGTTACCACGTCGTTCTTTAGCGACGAGAACGCCTCGGCCGATGGTGGTCTCGAGATGGGCGACCGCTACGTCAGTGTGTTGGCGCATCACCCAGCTACGGCAGCCACTGTTGTTCGTAAGCTGGCCGTGCGATTTGTCTCCGATTCGCCGCCGCAAGCGTTGCTCGATCGTCTTGCCCAGATCTATCTCGACAATGACACGGCGATCATGCCAGTGCTCAAAGAGCTGTTCGCGAGTGCGGAGTTCTGGGATTCGATCGGTGAGAAGACACGACGTCCTCTTGAAGACGCCGTAGGTTCAGCGCGCGCGGTGAACGTTCAACGAAGCGACAAGCTCGCCCAGGGGGTCAAAAACCTGTACTGGGTGCTGCAAAATCTCGGCCATGCACCGCTGACCTGGACTCCACCGAATGGCTTCCCCGACGTGACCGGCGCGTGGCTCTCTGCGAGCCAAACTGTGGCGCGTTGGAACCTTCACCGCGGTTTCACCGGGGGCTGGCTCACAGGCCTCACGCCGCCAGTGAAGTTAAGCGAGGCGTTTGCTCCGCAGGAGGGGCAGAGTTACTCAGCCTGGGTAGACGCGATTGCGGAGGGTCTGATCGGTCGCCCGTTGAGTGCGCAGCATCGCGGCGTCTTGCTCTCGTATCTCGATGTCGAGGGATCTGCAGAAGCCGAGGCGAGCAACGCCTGGCAAGTGCCAGCGCTCGCCGCTCTCGTTCTTGACTCGCCTTATTTTCAGCTGCGCTAGCCGCGCCCGCTGAACCCCACCCACCTACTGCCGCTCGAACCCGACTCGAGAAAGATTCCTCTCATGACCGATACCCGTTTCCTTCACCCTGACTGCCCCGACTGGCGCCAACTGGGCCCCACCGACCTCGACTCCGCAGTGCGCGCTCATAGCGAGATTGTTGTCGCCGAAGAGCAAGCCCGACGCCACCTCTGGTCGAAGGGCTTCACTCGCCGCCGGATGCTGCAGGGCGGGCTTATGGCCGGTGTGGCTGCCGTCGGCTCCCAAATTGTGACCACGCAGGCGTCCTACGCGGCGCCCGGTGCCCCGGATACCGGCGCGCTGATTGTCGTGTTCCTGCGCGGCGGTATGGACGGTCTTTCTGTGCTCGTACCAGCCACGGACGCCGACCTCCTCAATGCTCGACCCGGGATTGCTGTGCGTGAGAACTCGGGCCTCATCGCGTTCCAGCGCGGCTTCGGCCTGCATCCTGCTCTGGCCGCCTTGAAGCCGATGCTGGCGAAAGGAAAGATTGCGGCGGTGCCCGCGATCGGTACTCCTGACCTCTCGCGCAGCCACTTTCAAGCACAGGATTGCCTCGAGCGTGGCGGTTCGGCGGGTAGCGCTTCGCAGACTGGATGGCTCAACCGAGCACTCGAGCAGAGCGGCCCCGGCACAACCTGGCGTGGCGTCGGTGCGAGCGATCGTCTCGCGCGGTCTCTCGTCGGTGACTCGAACGCACTCGTTGTTCCGGACCTCGATCGTTTGGCAATCGATGTCGACGATTCCGTGCTTGAGCCCACGCGCACAGCGCTCGCCAACCTCTATACGGGGCTCGACCACCCATTCGCGCAACAAACGACACTTGCCCTAAGCGCCTCACGTGAAGCAGCAGCAATCGCCGCTTCTGCGGGGGATGCCGAAGATCGCGGCTTTGGTGATGACAACTTCTCTAGCGACCTTGCGACGCTGTCGAGCCTCATCAAGGCCAACGTCGGTCTGCGCGTGGGAACGTTGGATCTCGGTGGCTGGGATATGCACACCGACATCGGAACCCCGGACAAGGGCGACATGCACGACATGCTCAAGGCTGTGGGCGATGGTCTCGCGGCGTTCTTCGCTGACCTTGGCCCCAAGGCAGAGACGACAACCGTCGTGCTCATGAGCGAGTTCGGCCGGCGCGTCGGCCAGAACGATAGCTCAGGTGCCGATCACGGTCACGGTGGCCTCGCGATGGTCCTGGGGGGCGGCGTCAAGGGCGGCGTTCACGGCAAATGGGAGGGTCTTGGTGCCGATGTGCTCGACCACGGTGACGTGCCCGGCAGCAACGACTTCCGCGACTTGCTCGGCGAGGTCGTCATGAATCGTCTTGACTTGAGCGCGGCCGATGCGAGTGTCATCTTCCCGGACTGGAAGGTCGCGCCGATCGGCGTTATGGCCTAGCGCACCGGAGCACTACAGCCCGCAGCGAATAGACTGAGGGTGTGACGAGCCCGGCACCCGTCGCTCGTCACGCCGACGGGGAGTTGAGCTGCGGGCCATGATTGAATTTAGAAACGTCACTAAACGGTTCCCTGACGGCACCCTCGCGGTAGAGAATTTCTCTCTCGTGCTGCCATCGCATAAGGCAACCGTGTTCGTCGGGTCATCCGGTTCGGGCAAGACAACGTTGCTTCGCATGATCAATCGGATGATCGACCCGACGTCAGGGCAGGTGTTGATCGACGGTGAAGATGTGTCCACCTTCAACCCCGTGCTGCTGCGGCGTCGGATTGGCTACGTACTGCAGGCGATTGGTCTACTTCCGCATCGTCGTGTGGCTGACAACGTCGCTTCCGTTCCGCGGCTCAACGGCGTTTCTAAAAAAGATGCTCGTCAGGGTGCGTTGCAGCTTCTCGACACTGTCGGGCTCGACCGATCGTTGGCCGACCGCTACCCCGACCAGTTATCGGGCGGCCAGCAGCAGCGCGTGGGTGTGGCGCGAGCGCTTGCCAATAACCCCGACATTCTTCTCATGGATGAACCGTTCGGCGCGGTCGATCCCATCGTGCGGGCAGAGCTTCAACTCGAACTGAACCGTTTGCAGCGCGAACTGGGCAAGACCACGGTCTTTGTTACCCACGATATTGACGAAGCATTCGCTATCGCCGATCAAGTGGTGATCTTGAGCGATGGCGGCGTCATCGCTCAGGTCGGCACGCCGGCCGAAATCCTCGCCAACCCGGCCAGCGATTTTGTGTCGACTTTCATCGGCGCCGACAAGGGCAAGCGAACGCTTCGCTTGCAGCAGCGCGAAGGTGACAACGCAACATTGGTCGTCGACGCTGATGGGCGCCCGGCCGGCATCCTCGAGGTCGACTGATGCAGGCTTTCGCATGAGTTGGCTATTCGAGAACTTTGAGTTGGTGGCAGAACTCACGCTCAACCACGTAGCGCTCAGCATTCTGCCCATTGTGCTGGGATTCGCCATCGCCGTTCCGCTGGGATGGTTGGCCAATCGCTGGTCAGTAATGCGGTCAGTGGTGGTTGCTGGGGGGAGCCTCCTCTACACGATCCCGTCGCTGCCACTCTTTGTGATGCTTCCCTATCTGCTGGGCACAAAGATTACGGATGACCGAAACATCGTCGTGGCGCTCACAATCTATGCGGTCGCCATGATGGTGCGCACTGCGGCCGACGCGCTCGCGGCGGTGCCCGGAGCGGCTGTGGAGGCGGCGACGGCTATGGGCTACTCCGCGTGGAGTCGGTTCTGGCTTGTCGAGTTTCCGCTAGCGGGGCCGGTACTGCTCGCCGGCCTTCGCGTGGTTTCCGCAAGCACAATTGCGCTGGTCTCGGTCGGAGCGATCATCGGATCGGCCAATCTGGGATACCTGTTTACGAATGGAAAACAGCGGGACTTCCTCGAGGAAATCCTGATCGGAATCGGCGCGAGTCTGCTCATCGCTCTGGTGTTCGACGTGCTGCTTGTCTTACTCGGGCGTCTCCTCATGCCCTGGATGCGTCGCGGCGGCCGAGCGGCTCAGGTGCGCCTTCCTCTGCGCGAGAGGACGGTCTAGCCCATGCAGTTTTTCCTCGATGCGATTCGGTGGCTTACCGACCCCGCTAACTACGCTGCCGGTGCCCAGAATCCTTTGCCGATCCAGGATCGCATCGGAGAGCACCTTCTGTACACCGTGGTAGCCGTCGCTATCGCTGCGGTGATCGCCCTCCCGCTGGGCTTTTACATCGGTCATACCGGGCGAGGGCGCCAGTTCGTCATCGGGTTCACCGGTGCGATGAGGGCGCTGCCCACGCTGGGCTTGCTGATGGCGCTCTTCGTCATCGTCGGGGCAACGGTGCCGTTCACTCGAGCGGCGTTCATCGCCTCGATCATTGCGCTCGTCGTTCTTGCTATTCCGTCGATTCTGGCGGGGGCGTATGCCGGCATCGAGTCGGTGGATCGACATACGGTCGATGCCGGGCGCGCGATGGGAATGACCGAGCTGCAGATCGTGATGCAGATCGAGATCCCGCTCTCGCTGCCGTTGATTATCGGCGGTATTCGGGCATCCGCCCTTCAAGTTATTGCCACGGCCGTTATCGCGTCGTATATTTCGCTCGGCGGCATCGGCACCATCATCTCAAGCGGCATCGGCCTCAATGACAACAACCGCATATTGGGCGGTGCCATTCTGGTCACGGTGCTCGCGCTGGTTGTCGACGGGCTGTTCGCTGTGGCGCAGCAGCTCACCAAGCGCCGAAGCTCTCCCGGCGCCACACGCCGGAACACACACGTCCGCGGCCGGTCATTCCGGCCCGCCGCGGTAGCGGGAATAACCGCCCACGAAGGGAAGAATTGATGTTCACAATGAAGAGGTCACGGATCGCTATCGCGGCCGTCGCAACCGGAGCAGTGGTCGCCTTGACCGGGTGCGCAACGTCTGACCCCACTGACACTTCCGGGGGTGACTCCACGGATGCGTCAGCGATCGTCGTCGGGTCATTTGCGTATCCCGAAAGCGAAATCCTCGGCAACATTTATGCTCTCGCGCTCGAAGACGCGGGCTTTGAGGTCGAGACCAAGTTCAACCTCGGTCCACGCCAGACAACGATTCCGGCGCTCGAGGATGGCTCGATCAGCCTGATGCCCGAGTACAACGGCAACCTGCTGTTCTTCTATGACACCGAAAACGAGGCTCGCACCACGGCAGACGTCGATGCTGCATTGGAAACCACGGTTCCCGACGGCTTCCGCGTACTCGAGTCGTCGCCCGCCGAGGACAAGGACGCGTACGTCGTCACTCAAGAGCTCGCTGACGCCGAGGGTCTGGCCTCCATCGGAGACCTGAAGAAGATCGAACCGTTTAGCCTCGGTGCTAGCCCGCAGATCGCGGAACTTCCGTACGGCATCCCTGGACTCGAAGAGTTCTACGGCCTCAAGGACATCACGTTCGTTCCGATCGAAGACTTCGGCGGCCCCGACACTGTGAAGGCTCTCGTTGACGACGCTGTGCAGGTCGCTGACATCTTCACCACCTCGCCCGACCTCGTCGCCAAGAACCTTCTGGTTCTAGATGACCCCGAGAACCTGATCGCCGCACAAAACATCGTGCCGCTGCTCAACTCGAACATCTACACCGATGAACTCGCTGACGTGCTCAACCGTATTTCGGCCGAGCTCACGACGGACGACCTGATCGCCCTGCGCGATCGTGTCGAAGGAACCGAAAAGGCACAGGCCGCAACGGCCGCCATGGACTGGTTGACCGACAAGGGTCTTCTGGGCTAACTGCTTGCTAGTGAGGCGCCCCGTGCATCAGCGCGGGGCGCCTTTCTCTGTGCTGAGGCCTCGCACGTTGCGGACTCACGCTGCGGTAGCCTCAGTGTCATGTCTGAGGCCAAGTCGATGAGTTCAGTGGGAAGCGGCGCGGAGTCGCGTCGCGTCGATGTGCTCTCTCCCACGACTTCTCTCGCTCGCGCCATCCTGATTCACGGTCCGATCCAGCGCGGTGAGCTGTTGAAGCGACTGCAGCTGACGCCGCCAACCTTGACGCGGCTGTCCAAGCCTCTGCTCGATAGTGGAGTGATTGTCGAAGCAGGGGAGACGCTGAGCGGGGCTGTGGGCAGGCCAGCCAAACCGCTCGACATTCCCCCGAATCCGCGTCGCTTCTTGGGCGTCAAACTGACGAGCGAGACCGCCTTCGGCGTCGTGTCAGATCAACGCGCGCGAGCTTTCGCTCGCGCCGATCGCGCGCTTGCTAGCCACGATGTGGATGCGGTTATCGACGCGATTGCCAACCTGTTCGATCAACTCAACGACGATGGGGAAAACGCCATCGCTGGCATCGGCGTCACCGTCGGTGGCCGGGTCATCGACAACCGTGTCGTGGATAACGTGCGCTTCTTGGAGTGGAACTCGGTCGATCTTGGAGGAGCGCTTGAGGCGCGCCTGGGAGTTCCAATCACGGTTGAGAATGACCTCATCGCACTCATCGAGGGCGAGCACTGGTTTGGGCTCGGCCGAAGCATGCGCGACTTCGCGGTGATCACGATCGGTGCGGGTGTCGGTTATGGTCTCGTCTGGGACGACACCGTGATTCGCACAGCGGAGACCGGAATCGAACTGGGCGGTCACTTGCCGCTCGAGCCGGGAGGGCCCCGTTGCTTCCGCGGCCACGAGGGGTGCGCCACTGCGATGCTCACGGTAGACAGCATCCGAGCACAGGCCCACGA
Proteins encoded in this region:
- a CDS encoding YaeQ family protein, which gives rise to MAAGATIHTFAVQLADVDRGVYDDFTLRVALHPSETMPYMVTRLLAYCLEFEEGIAFSEGISSTDEPAVLVRDLTGAVTAWIEVGAPDAARLHFGSKLAGRVAVYTHRDPAKVAAPWAGKRIHNSNEIVFRSFDASFIEDAVAAVERRNSMTLSVTEGQLYLEMNGTTLTTELHAHEVH
- a CDS encoding redoxin domain-containing protein, which gives rise to MWPRVALEAMMTILPRTQPPALSLPLARGGTIDDLELGTGADGRFTLMVFYRGLHCPVCRKQLRELDAELDALREAGVGRVVAISMDTLKRASISIEDWELSRLPLAYGLSEEQARQWGLFISSGFKKGEPELFSEPGMVILDSDNTVFWATVSSMPFGRMPIKAIIHGIEYVTEEKYPARGVVAP
- a CDS encoding DUF1800 domain-containing protein, whose translation is MNPPVNPDVPAGGEGETLLARRMIITSGVAALAAVGAAAASSAVFGPSIETASSDGLLAPVKPGGSTPLNTPVPTTPTPSATPTGTPSASPSTPPSAVGSGRSMNPPATADPRSPATSNPPADRDQSFAKPGAGSGDAPRADAPSAAKPAAKPTPPRGSTKPESITTAVANNPQTHAHLLSRATFGPRPSDFVDLSAAGIDSWLGAQLAPASISDPDGDSAWAAFPLAKKSISGVISSVKQYGWDAARETGQATLAAQIFSKRQLFEVVVDVFANLLNVTTPSDSVWATAPDYANSVIRANAFGSYSTMLHAAMRHPAMLTYLNNEQSNKTNVNENLGRELLELHTLGVTSGYTEADVRNSAMILSGRAIDYDTREFRYRPERHFVGPVTTSFFSDENASADGGLEMGDRYVSVLAHHPATAATVVRKLAVRFVSDSPPQALLDRLAQIYLDNDTAIMPVLKELFASAEFWDSIGEKTRRPLEDAVGSARAVNVQRSDKLAQGVKNLYWVLQNLGHAPLTWTPPNGFPDVTGAWLSASQTVARWNLHRGFTGGWLTGLTPPVKLSEAFAPQEGQSYSAWVDAIAEGLIGRPLSAQHRGVLLSYLDVEGSAEAEASNAWQVPALAALVLDSPYFQLR
- a CDS encoding DUF1501 domain-containing protein, which translates into the protein MTDTRFLHPDCPDWRQLGPTDLDSAVRAHSEIVVAEEQARRHLWSKGFTRRRMLQGGLMAGVAAVGSQIVTTQASYAAPGAPDTGALIVVFLRGGMDGLSVLVPATDADLLNARPGIAVRENSGLIAFQRGFGLHPALAALKPMLAKGKIAAVPAIGTPDLSRSHFQAQDCLERGGSAGSASQTGWLNRALEQSGPGTTWRGVGASDRLARSLVGDSNALVVPDLDRLAIDVDDSVLEPTRTALANLYTGLDHPFAQQTTLALSASREAAAIAASAGDAEDRGFGDDNFSSDLATLSSLIKANVGLRVGTLDLGGWDMHTDIGTPDKGDMHDMLKAVGDGLAAFFADLGPKAETTTVVLMSEFGRRVGQNDSSGADHGHGGLAMVLGGGVKGGVHGKWEGLGADVLDHGDVPGSNDFRDLLGEVVMNRLDLSAADASVIFPDWKVAPIGVMA
- a CDS encoding ABC transporter ATP-binding protein, coding for MIEFRNVTKRFPDGTLAVENFSLVLPSHKATVFVGSSGSGKTTLLRMINRMIDPTSGQVLIDGEDVSTFNPVLLRRRIGYVLQAIGLLPHRRVADNVASVPRLNGVSKKDARQGALQLLDTVGLDRSLADRYPDQLSGGQQQRVGVARALANNPDILLMDEPFGAVDPIVRAELQLELNRLQRELGKTTVFVTHDIDEAFAIADQVVILSDGGVIAQVGTPAEILANPASDFVSTFIGADKGKRTLRLQQREGDNATLVVDADGRPAGILEVD
- a CDS encoding ABC transporter permease: MSWLFENFELVAELTLNHVALSILPIVLGFAIAVPLGWLANRWSVMRSVVVAGGSLLYTIPSLPLFVMLPYLLGTKITDDRNIVVALTIYAVAMMVRTAADALAAVPGAAVEAATAMGYSAWSRFWLVEFPLAGPVLLAGLRVVSASTIALVSVGAIIGSANLGYLFTNGKQRDFLEEILIGIGASLLIALVFDVLLVLLGRLLMPWMRRGGRAAQVRLPLRERTV
- a CDS encoding ABC transporter permease, translated to MQFFLDAIRWLTDPANYAAGAQNPLPIQDRIGEHLLYTVVAVAIAAVIALPLGFYIGHTGRGRQFVIGFTGAMRALPTLGLLMALFVIVGATVPFTRAAFIASIIALVVLAIPSILAGAYAGIESVDRHTVDAGRAMGMTELQIVMQIEIPLSLPLIIGGIRASALQVIATAVIASYISLGGIGTIISSGIGLNDNNRILGGAILVTVLALVVDGLFAVAQQLTKRRSSPGATRRNTHVRGRSFRPAAVAGITAHEGKN
- a CDS encoding ABC transporter substrate-binding protein, with the translated sequence MKRSRIAIAAVATGAVVALTGCATSDPTDTSGGDSTDASAIVVGSFAYPESEILGNIYALALEDAGFEVETKFNLGPRQTTIPALEDGSISLMPEYNGNLLFFYDTENEARTTADVDAALETTVPDGFRVLESSPAEDKDAYVVTQELADAEGLASIGDLKKIEPFSLGASPQIAELPYGIPGLEEFYGLKDITFVPIEDFGGPDTVKALVDDAVQVADIFTTSPDLVAKNLLVLDDPENLIAAQNIVPLLNSNIYTDELADVLNRISAELTTDDLIALRDRVEGTEKAQAATAAMDWLTDKGLLG
- a CDS encoding ROK family transcriptional regulator, encoding MSEAKSMSSVGSGAESRRVDVLSPTTSLARAILIHGPIQRGELLKRLQLTPPTLTRLSKPLLDSGVIVEAGETLSGAVGRPAKPLDIPPNPRRFLGVKLTSETAFGVVSDQRARAFARADRALASHDVDAVIDAIANLFDQLNDDGENAIAGIGVTVGGRVIDNRVVDNVRFLEWNSVDLGGALEARLGVPITVENDLIALIEGEHWFGLGRSMRDFAVITIGAGVGYGLVWDDTVIRTAETGIELGGHLPLEPGGPRCFRGHEGCATAMLTVDSIRAQAHEATGAELSYDEILERAAAGDAALRAVVNRAARALGRFIALAANLAMVHEVLLAGEGTGILDVARDEVLRVLHEERDPDAHPISLVVDETGFGIWAKGAAAVAIQTSFDRSISAL